From the genome of Homalodisca vitripennis isolate AUS2020 chromosome 8, UT_GWSS_2.1, whole genome shotgun sequence, one region includes:
- the LOC124367695 gene encoding charged multivesicular body protein 5-like, whose translation MNRIFGREKPREAPQNLTDVIKGVDNRADSIDGKIAKLDVELKKYKDQMVKMREGPAKNNVKQKALRVLKQKKMYESQVDSLRQQAFNMEQTNFATQSLKDTQATIVAMKAGVKTMQKEINKLNIDQIEDLQDEITDMLELHEELQGALGRTYGMPEIDDDELQAELDALGDEIALDEDTSYLDEVKAPAAPIKEPGTDSLPNKDGVLVDEFGLPQIPA comes from the coding sequence ATGAATAGAATATTTGGAAGAGAAAAGCCTAGAGAGGCTCCACAAAATTTAACAGATGTAATAAAAGGAGTTGATAACCGGGCTGATTCAATTGATGGTAAAATTGCTAAACTTGATGTTGAACTGAAGAAGTATAAAGATCAAATGGTAAAAATGAGAGAAGGACCAgctaagaacaatgtaaaacaaAAGGCACTTCGAGTTCTTAAACAGAAGAAAATGTATGAATCACAAGTGGACAGTTTAAGACAGCAAGCATTCAACATGGAGCAAACAAATTTTGCTACTCAGTCGCTTAAGGATACACAAGCAACTATTGTGGCAATGAAGGCAGGTGTTAAAACTATGCAGAaggagataaataaattaaatattgatcaaaTTGAAGATTTACAAGATGAAATAACAGATATGTTGGAGTTGCATGAAGAATTGCAGGGAGCCCTTGGCCGTACGTATGGGATGCCTGAGATAGACGACGATGAATTGCAGGCTGAACTTGATGCGCTTGGAGATGAGATTGCACTTGATGAGGATACAAGCTATTTAGATGAAGTTAAAGCACCTGCTGCACCAATTAAGGAACCAGGCACTGACAGTTTACCCAATAAGGATGGTGTTTTAGTGGATGAATTCGGATTGCCCCAAATACCTGCATGA